A genome region from Plasmodium vivax chromosome 11, whole genome shotgun sequence includes the following:
- a CDS encoding hypothetical protein, conserved (encoded by transcript PVX_115325A), with product MPRVREALLILYSALLPPLALIPPVLKTNCLHVGNDFLHAGKDYLRDLLKMGVFEQNGKKIRKEVFENINRTHETYSSCKTCIKLIQLIGKIIKKKREPYVDIAIEDTLEKNLCDSNLWHEHFNYDELLYSEHVLEYCKATLKLTRDSIEQHIYQFYNKEELFYRTVCLHINPICKTAIEEERSSLSRDSKVKLIYQLYCDYLTGEEHYSQTSQGVPYKKIEPAESSNLTLKRGDYAVVQSEIRTMHQKILADDFAARKLRLLRVSELADDVLEVFLRMKQQDVFKFLFYCKSCEDPILEVKIKIHRVSDDGDAILKESYPDDIITNDRHFLLYKQPAT from the exons ATGCCACGTGTTAGGGAAGCCCTGCTCATCTTGTACTCCGCGCTGCTGCCCCCCTTGGCGCTCATCCCCCCGGTGCTGAAAACCAACTGCCTGCACGTAGGAAACGACTTTCTACACGCGGGGAAGGACTACCTGCGCGACCTTCTAAAAATGGGCGTATTTGAACAGaacggcaaaaaaataagaaaggAGGTGTTCGAAAATATAAACCGCACACACGAAACCTACTCGTCATGCAAAACCTGCATCAAGCTGATTCAGCTGATaggcaaaataataaaaaagaaaagagagcCATATGTAGACATAGCCATAGAAGACACCCTGGAAAAGAACCTATGTGACTCAAACCTCTGGCACGAACATTTCAACTACGACGAATTGTTGTATAGTGAACACGTCCTCGAGTATTGCAAGGCCACTCTGAAGCTCACTAGGGATAGTATAGAGCAGCACATCTACCAGTTTTACAATAAGGAGGAATTATTTTACCGGACAGTCTGCTTACATATCAACCCGATATGCAAAACCGCCATTGAGGAGGAGAGAAGCAGCCTCAGCAGGGACTCCAAAGTTAAACTGATCTATCAGCTCTACTGTGACTACTTAACTGGAGAG GAACACTACAGCCAAACGAGCCAAGGCGTGCcgtataaaaaaatcgaaCCCGCAGAGAGCTCAAATTTAACCCTGAAGAGAGGCGACTACGCAGTTGTCCAATCGGAAATTCGGACAATGCACCAAAAAATTTTGGCTGACGATTTTGCAGCCAGGAAATTGAGACTGCTTCGAGTTAGTGAG CTTGCGGACGACGTACTGGAGGTCTTCCTACGGATGAAGCAGCAGGACGTCTTCAAGTTCCTATTTTATTGCAAATCGTGTGAAg ACCCCATACTGGAagtcaaaattaaaatacacCGAGTATCGGACGATGGAGATGCCATCCTTAAGGAGAGTTACCCGGACGATATAATCACAAATGATAGGCACTTTTTACTATACAAACAGCCCGCTACATGA
- a CDS encoding alanyl-tRNA synthetase, putative (encoded by transcript PVX_115345A; Possible apicoplast targeted protein. Curated by Stuart Ralph, Walter and Eliza Hall Institute of Medical Research, Australia.) yields MRGALFPVRLLFLLLSIKPKGNNALRRGRGSIKAFLPPRGGSDSPIFHTTRSSHVGCSPSAIFTPLERIPRRASFLFGSKERNSRCMRLSRALSGRDISGLFKGVRRGTLLSSSLTYIAPLCVSGKPGWEVPKGAAKEIKGTLGRGIKMSGGSENQVEKRYNEVEAGMNGVVGGYDGSLSTAKVGAKEGSNTEGKAPALAASSARRALSAEEVRGGFINYFKEKNHTVVESASVIPYNDNTLLFTNAGMNQFKKIFLGQVDKSSDLGKLKRAVDTQKCIRAGGKHNDLDDVGKDVYHHTFFEMLGNWSFGDYFKEESIDYAWDLLTNVYKIDPNRLYVTYFGGDEKLASCPEDLETKKIWLKYVDESRILPFGMKENFWEMADTGPCGPCSEIHYDRIGNRDASSLVNKDDPSVLEIWNIVFMQYNKDEKKNMNKLPFPCIDTGMGLERITSILQNVESNYDTDLFMPIFKQIKEIFNYLPEYGGKVNEEDVDRIDYAYRVVSDHIRCVTIAISDGCLPGNEGRNYVIRRIIRRAIRVGKQIFQVGSNVLWFYKLVDSVCHILNKCFTDLKDEDRVNYIKSVIKQEEMVFNRTLEKGVDQFNKIIKRGNTSGGDNLFSGKDAFDLYTSYGFPIDLVQIMCEEKNFKLNMTEFNELFRKHQLVSDTNNFKINKFFDLPVEKAHELKEKHGVAATVDHYKYEWNNADGKNVMAKVDTGVVVIYDGENFLDSIETASEDKKYALILRETNFYYENGGQIYDTGVIQNEQMKFEVVNVQKMNEYVLHIGVLQEGKIQKNDCVHTVVNFDRRKLVACNHTATHLLNFVIKKVLTEYVMHSKGGAQNGDLAHTPNEKEQTGGNSIFNCDQKGSLVDDEKLRFDFSFFQNVSDELVSKIESQVNDLIRQELSVSVRTMDLKESKKIKGIRAIFEEDYADVVNVVFIDNDVDKILNHLDVNYSYLCSIELCGGTHIANTKFIKKFVITSEESIGKGIYRINAVTNKKAEEVEAKFDDLLAKYKHIFDDPNEGKLADVQTYKRVLKEDKFLPYIRKNQILHNLEKIEKNIIEKTKNMQKELFNKATTIGKDYALEDKSGVLLDVKLFDALSGNQKVLEKIAQSYCKHNKLCSYFFIIDDEKNTYCVFEVKDSLKGTSIQADAFMKEIMQSVEGHSGGGKNKAFGSAAKGKGATIKELAQEAVKKYH; encoded by the coding sequence atgagaGGAGCGCTCTTCCCCGTGAGGCTTCTATTCCTCCTTTTGAGCATCAAGCCTAAGGGAAACAACGCCCTTCGTAGAGGTAGAGGCTCCATAAAAGCTTTTCTTCCACctagggggggaagcgactCGCCAATTTTTCATACCACGAGAAGCAGCCACGTGGGTTGTTCCCCCTCTGCGATATTCACCCCCTTGGAAAGGATCCCCCGACGGGCGTCTTTCCTGTTTGGGAGCAAAGAGAGAAACAGTCGGTGCATGCGTTTGAGCAGAGCACTTAGCGGAAGAGACATCTCGGGGCTATTCAAAGGAGTAAGAAGAGGCACTCTTTTGAGTAGCAGCTTGACGTATATTGCTCCTCTGTGTGTAAGTGGCAAGCCCGGTTGGGAAGTTCCGAAGGGGGCAGCAAAAGAGATAAAAGGCACATTAGGAAgaggaataaaaatgagtGGAGGGAGTGAAAACcaggtggagaagcggtaCAATGAGGTGGAGGCCGGGATGAACGGAGTGGTGGGGGGGTACGACGGGTCGCTCAGCACGGCAAAGGTGGGGGCAAAAGAAGGCTCTAATACGGAGGGAAAAGCGCCCGCGTTGGCCGCGTCCTCCGCGCGACGAGCGCTCTCCGCGGAGGAAGTGCGAGGGGGGTTCATCAACTACTTTAAGGAGAAGAACCACACGGTGGTGGAAAGCGCGTCGGTCATTCCGTATAACGACAATACGTTGCTATTTACAAACGCAGGGATGAATCAGTTTAAGAAAATATTCCTGGGGCAGGTAGATAAGAGCAGCGACTTGGGAAAGTTAAAAAGAGCCGTAGACACGCAGAAGTGCATAAgagcaggggggaagcacaacGACTTGGATGACGTGGGGAAGGATGTATACCACCACACGTTTTTCGAAATGTTAGGAAATTGGAGTTTCGGagattattttaaagaagaAAGCATCGACTACGCATGGGATTTACTAACCAATGTGTATAAGATAGATCCCAATAGATTATATGTGACCTATTTTGGGGGGGATGaaaaattggctagctgtCCTGAAGATTTGgagacgaaaaaaatatggctaAAATATGTAGACGAAAGTCGTATCTTACCATTTGGTATGAAGGAGAATTTCTGGGAAATGGCAGACACGGGTCCATGTGGCCCCTGCTCAGAAATACATTATGATCGAATCGGCAATAGAGATGCATCCTCTCTAGTGAATAAGGACGACCCGAGTGTCTTAGAAATCTGGAACATCGTGTTCATGCAGTATAATAAAGATGAGAAGAAGAATATGAACAAGTTGCCCTTCCCATGTATCGATACAGGGATGGGGTTAGAAAGAATaacctccattttgcaaaacgtggAGAGTAATTACGACACGGATTTGTTtatgcccatttttaagcaaataaaggaaatttttaactACTTACCCGAGTATGGAGGCAAGGTTAACGAAGAAGATGTTGACCGGATTGATTACGCGTACCGAGTTGTTAGTGACCACATTCGATGCGTAACCATTGCCATCAGTGATGGTTGCCTGCCTGGAAATGAAGGACGAAATTATGTCATAAGGAGAATCATCAGAAGGGCCATCAGAGTAGGTAAGCAGATATTCCAGGTAGGGAGCAACGTCCTATGGTTCTACAAATTGGTAGATTCTGTGTGCCACATTTTGAACAAGTGCTTTACAGATTTGAAAGATGAGGACAGAGTCAACTACATTAAGAGCGTCATTAAGCAGGAAGAAATGGTTTTCAACAGGACCTTAGAAAAAGGAGTCGATCAGTTTAATAAGATtattaaaaggggaaacacctCAGGGGGGGATAACCTCTTCAGTGGAAAGGACGCTTTCGACCTGTACACTTCATATGGATTTCCCATCGATCTGGTACAAATCATGTGTGAGgagaaaaatttcaaattaaaCATGACCGAATTTAATGAGCTGTTTAGGAAGCACCAACTCGTATCAGATACGAACAATTTTAagattaataaattttttgacTTGCCAGTGGAGAAGGCCCATGagttgaaggagaagcaTGGCGTGGCAGCCACGGTGGATCATTACAAGTACGAGTGGAATAATGCTGATGGGAAGAATGTCATGGCGAAGGTGGACACAGGCGTGGTGGTCATCTACGATGGGGAGAATTTCCTAGACAGTATCGAAACAGCGAGTGAGGATAAAAAGTATGCCCTCATTTTGAGGGAGACCAATTTTTACTACGAAAATGGAGGGCAGATATACGACACGGGGGTTATTCAAAATGAGCAGATGAAATTTGAAGTCGttaatgtgcaaaaaatgaacgagtATGTGCTCCACATTGGTGTCCTCCAAGAggggaaaatacaaaagaaCGACTGTGTACATACGGTGGTAAATTTTGATAGGAGAAAATTAGTTGCATGCAATCACACCGCAACGCATTTGCTCAATTTTGTCATAAAGAAGGTCTTAACAGAGTATGTTATGCATTCGAAGGGGGGCGCGCAGAATGGCGATTTGGCTCACACGCCGAATGAGAAGGAACAAACTGGAGGgaactccatttttaattgtgACCAGAAGGGGTCCCTAGTGGATGATGAGAAGCTGCGATTCgatttctccttcttccaaAATGTAAGTGACGAATTGGTCAGCAAAATAGAAAGCCAAGTCAACGATTTGATCAGGCAGGAGTTATCCGTCTCCGTTCGAACCATGGACCTTAAGGAGAGCAAAAAGATTAAAGGAATCAGAGCCATCTTTGAGGAAGATTACGCAGACGTTGTTAACGTAGTCTTCATAGACAACGACGtggataaaattttgaaccACCTGGATGTGAACTACTCCTATTTGTGCTCCATTGAATTGTGCGGAGGTACCCACATCGCCAACACCAAATTTATAAAGAAGTTTGTCATAACGTCGGAGGAGAGCATCGGGAAGGGAATTTACCGCATCAATGCTGTTACCAATAAGAAGGCGGAAGAGGTAGAAGCCAAATTTGACGACCTGCTAGCCAAGTACAAACACATCTTTGATGACCCCAATGAAGGCAAGCTAGCCGACGTACAGACGTACAAACGGGTTCTAAAGGAAGATAAGTTTCTGCCATACATTAGGAAGAACCAAATATTGCACaacttggaaaaaattgaaaaaaatatcatcgAGAAGACGAAGAACATGCAGAAGGAGTTATTCAATAAGGCTACCACTATTGGGAAGGATTACGCGTTGGAAGACAAAAGTGGTGTTCTTCTAGATGTCAAGCTTTTTGATGCTCTGTCTGGAAACCAAAAGGTGTTGGAAAAAATCGCCCAGTCGTATTGCAAACATAACAAACTGTGCAGCTACTTCTTCATCATTGATGATGAGAAGAACACCTACTGCGTTTTCGAAGTGAAGGATTCGTTGAAGGGGACCTCTATACAGGCAGATGCCTTCATGAAGGAGATAATGCAGTCGGTGGAAGGCCATTCTGGCGGAGGTAAGAACAAGGCTTTCGGGTCGgcagcaaaggggaagggagCCACCATAAAGGAGCTGGCACAGGAGGCGGTTAAGAAGTACCACTAG
- a CDS encoding oxidoreductase NAD-binding domain containing protein (encoded by transcript PVX_115335A) has product MKQTLREGLNFLSKNVVNILILVMSISCVLLFVKKNKNDKTKAEDLFELYMKANENEELKGGKEEGQDGASMQKAFLDEKSKTLKLSKIVKLTNTVKIFIFSYPWEYTHFGLGICKHIKFNGPNQQGKIKGKWNDREDREKDAKEIYRSYTPIYVDRKKKEVHFVIRIYSPDEHFVDGGKMSVQLEKMRNNQTVKIAGPFGVLDYKGSNKFSYLTKAVQIKRHIVMIAGGTGMTPFFRLIKHMLLFDAREGEQPFVTLIYANRNEEEILLKGVFDEYERTFERFKAVYSVDECLDPTKRDTFENVGYLTEDLLRKYILKYERLGIQVDSSDTLILMCGPPPMTAFLKKILKEDIQMENVITL; this is encoded by the exons atgaagcAGACGTTGCGGGAAGGCCTCAACTTCCTCTCGAAGAATGTCGTGAATATCCTAATTTTGGTGATGTCCATAAGTTGTGTCCTCCTatttgtaaagaaaaataaaaatgataaaacgAAGGCAGAAGATCTGTTTGAGCTTTATATGAAGGCgaatgaaaatgaagagttgaaggggggaaaggaggAGGGGCAGGATGGAGCTTCCATGCAGAAGGCCTTCTTGGATGAAAAGAGCAAAACGTTGAAGCTGAGTAAAATTGTAAAGCTAACCAACACGGTAAAGATTTTCATCTTTTCGTACCCTTGGGAGTATACCCATTTCGGGTTAGGCATATGTaagcatataaaatttaatggGCCCAATCAgcaagggaaaataaaaggcaAATGGAATGATAGGGAGGACAGAGAGAAGGATGCGAAAGAAATTTACAGAAGCTACACTCCTATTTATGTCGataggaagaagaaagaggTTCACTTTGTCATTCGAATATACAGCCCAGACGAGCATTTTGTGGATGGTGGAAAAATGAGTGTCcagttggaaaaaatgcgaaacAATCAGACGGTTAAAATTGCGGGTCCCTTTGGGGTTCTAGATTATAAGGGCAGTAACAAATTCAGCTATCTGACCAAGGCTGTGCAGATTAAGAGGCACATCGTGATGATAGCTGGTGGGACCGGCATGACTCCCTTTTTCCGGCTGATAAAGCACATGCTCCTGTTTGACGCCagggagggggagcagcccTTCGTGACGCTCATCTACGCCAACAGGAACGAGGAGGAGATTCTGCTCAAGGGGG TTTTCGACGAGTACGAGCGGACCTTCGAGCGGTTCAAAGCAGTGTACAGCGTAGACGAGTGCCTGGACCCCACCAAGAGGGACACGTTCGAAAATGTAGGATACCTAACGGAGGACCTTTTGCGCAAGTACATTCTAAAGTATGAGAGGTTGGGCATCCAAGTGGACAGCAGCGATACGCTCATTTTGATGTGCGGCCCTCCCCCCATGACGGCTTTCCTTAAGAAGATTCTGAAGGAGGACATTCAAATGGAAAATGTCATAACGCTTTAG
- a CDS encoding hypothetical protein, conserved (encoded by transcript PVX_115330A) has product MNGFRANTNGRKWKYFNKGNANRNGEKGRFDRKRETYKKNEAKNVEEIMDYLINISYILNEKYEKYFVHELREDNLKKGNKCFGAIHLNYSYDVEDDLCILVKIKEEIKGSEKELADHRKCSKIMEKLIYYCFFVLKYSEKEGQGGHDEKEGQDGQDGGSGKISMQCIEIYNHFLQVICSDYLKLASSSYASHFVQTVICVYSFFRRVEEKYTEELKKRNRGYQPVGVYFKEICNVTTEKVFTLMLNKSGTHVLRSFLYSLGGYLNINISNISFRKSKVRGTSTRTELKYLDKGPSKGARSAGGDDLFYEYVGVIVKKVTEEIANPKVSLPMRNLLYQYVFYDQAGGAKESALRNGGSQGEHTEHSHGDAKYIMESQSQHFIPPLLYHTYAVPALGTLFELLKEKNVECDQLVREIFLIEKTKKYFINKTRENCKCHEESPLKQMLSILIKMDGPSIMIEKLLKMNSEPIFYVFNVYILKNINSLVCDNAYSCLVMCNYLTLEHITEEMFDLLVKNIDVDLIIRRKKFSVLRRLFDLAQCYQRNCKLLLNALLRWLHGGGALAADSGRANRASDAKANGSSNGKADGSSNGNADGSSNDAAANAKFLWICILCMRSYQDLHPALRGVFEEQKGKGPCEAGGKDKLHGDRQGDRQGDHSNLNNYNLNNYNLNNYNLNNYNLNNYNLNNYNLNNYNFYDHLKVDTNGYHILTHILSFPKESITPVTNSFRQFCNFLKIVNGNVASQEDVQKYNTFLQTFGGTHGGSENREEGDDAQVGDDGPIGGGKQMGGEHTGSGNNPPKRDGTRVKPFIRKNADLRGNILLYFACDKNLSVLCEKIAHTFNLINEKYLRNFILLFKSEYRRIASHYVGAHTIVTFFKLGTDEVKKKILDALVEGDINVFNGYIKSFMKLKEYKKTKTISTNSKKYLKAKEMFQDILAVAREKGGEAVEEVGAADGDDVDVADGEEVDVADVADASDEGEKEAEAKGPAASADKPGGEEDYMNLITDFIKNSKKKSRKRKKEKERIDQVLGKKAKCT; this is encoded by the coding sequence ATGAACGGGTTTAGAGCAAACACGAATGGACGCAAATGGAAGTATTTTAATAAGGGAAATGCAAATCGGAATGGGGAGAAAGGCAGATTTGATCGGAAGCGTGAGACATACAAgaaaaacgaagcaaaaaatgtggaagaaATTATGGACTACTTGATTAACATTtcgtacattttaaatgaaaagtatGAAAAGTATTTTGTTCACGAGCTGAGGGAggacaatttaaaaaaaggaaacaaatgTTTTGGTGCCATCCATTTGAACTACTCCTACGATGTTGAAGATGACCTTTGCATTTTGGTAAAGataaaagaggaaataaaGGGGAGCGAGAAGGAGTTGGCAGATCATAGGAAGTGCTCGAAGATAATGGAGAAGCTGATATATTACTGCTTTTTTGTGTTGAAGTATAGTGAGAAGGAGGGGCAGGGTGGGCATGATGAGAAGGAGGGGCAGGATGGGCAGGATGGGGGCAGTGGCAAAATAAGCATGCAGTGCATAGAAATTTACAACCACTTTCTGCAGGTCATCTGCTCGGACTACCTCAAGTTAGCCTCGTCCAGTTAtgcctcccattttgtgcagaCGGTCATTTGCgtgtactccttttttagAAGAGTGGAGGAGAAGTACACTGAAGAGTTGAAGAAAAGAAACAGGGGCTACCAACCGGTGGGCGTTTACTTCAAAGAAATTTGTAACGTCACCACGGAGAAGGTGTTCACCCTGATGCTGAACAAATCGGGGACGCACGTGTTGAGGTCGTTTTTGTATTCCCTGGGTGGCTACCTAAACATTAACATTTCGAATATATCCTTTAGGAAGTCCAAAGTGAGGGGAACCAGCACGAGGACTGAGTTGAAGTACCTAGACAAAGGGCCAAGCAAAGGTGCCAGAAGCGCAGGGGGAGATGACCTCTTTTACGAGTACGTCGGAGTGATTGTCAAGAAGGTGACGGAGGAGATTGCCAACCCGAAGGTCTCCCTCCCGATGAGGAATCTGCTCTACCAGTACGTTTTTTATGACCAAGCTGGGGGTGCAAAAGAGAGTGCCCTGCGTAATGGTGGTAGCCAGGGAGAGCACACTGAGCACTCACATGGAGATGCCAAGTACATTATGGAGAGCCAAAGTCAGCATTtcatcccccccctgctgtaCCACACGTACGCCGTACCAGCACTGGGAACATTGTTTGAACtcctgaaggagaaaaacgtAGAGTGCGACCAATTAGTGAGAGAAATCTTTCTAATAGAGAAGACGAAAAagtattttattaacaagACAAGAGAAAATTGCAAGTGCCACGAGGAGAGTCCCCTAAAGCAGATGCTGAGCATTTTGATTAAGATGGACGGGCCCAGCATCATGATAGAGAAGTTGCTCAAAATGAATAGTGAACCCATCTTCTACGTTTTTAATGtttacattttgaagaacatCAACAGCTTGGTGTGCGATAATGCGTACTCCTGCCTGGTGATGTGCAACTACCTGACGTTGGAGCACATCACTGAGGAGATGTTTGACTTGCTGGTGAAGAACATCGACGTGGATTTGATTATTCGGAGGAAGAAATTCAGCGTGTTGAGGCGCCTCTTCGACTTGGCGCAGTGCTACCAGAGGAACTGCAAGTTGTTGCTCAACGCGTTGCTGCGGTGGCTGCACGGGGGGGGCGCCCTCGCCGCGGATTCGGGAAGGGCCAACAGGGCGAGCGATGCTAAAGCGAATGGGTCGAGCAATGGTAAGGCTGATGGGTCGAGTAATGGCAATGCCGATGGGTCGAGCAACGACGCCGCTGCCAACGCGAAATTCCTGTGGATTTGCATCCTCTGCATGCGCAGCTACCAAGATCTGCACCCCGCCCTCCGGGGGGTGTTCGAAgagcagaaggggaaggggcCATGCGAAGCGGGAGGCAAAGATAAGCTCCACGGGGACCGCCAAGGTGACCGCCAAGGTGACCACTCCAACCTGAACAACTACAACCTGAACAACTACAACCTGAACAACTACAACCTGAACAACTACAACCTGAACAACTACAACCTGAACAACTACAACCTGAACAACTACAACTTTTACGATCACCTGAAGGTGGACACAAACGGGTACCACATCCTGACGCACATTTTGTCTTTCCCGAAGGAGTCCATCACGCCGGTGACGAATTCGTTCAGGCagttttgtaattttctaaAAATCGTAAATGGGAATGTGGCTAGCCAGGAGGATGTCCAGAAGTATAACACCTTTTTGCAGACGTTCGGAGGAACCCATGGGGGGAGTGAAAATCGAGAGGAGGGAGACGATGCCCAGGTTGGAGATGATGGCCCTATTGGGGGGGGCAAGCAGATGGGGGGTGAACACACAGGGTCGGGTAATAACCCCCCAAAGAGAGATGGCACAAGAGTGAAGCCCTTCATACGGAAGAACGCAGATTTGCGAGGAAACATCCTGCTATACTTCGCCTGCGATAAAAACCTGTCCGTCCTTTGCGAAAAAATCGCGCACACGTTTAATttgataaatgaaaaatatttgcgaaacttcattttgttgtttAAGAGTGAGTATAGGAGAATAGCTAGCCATTATGTGGGAGCCCACACCATCGTGACGTTTTTCAAGCTGGGCACCGacgaggtgaagaagaaaatattgGACGCCCTCGTGGAGGGGGACATCAACGTGTTTAATGGCTACATAAAGAGCTTCATGAAGCTGAAGGAGTACAAGAAGACCAAGACGATCAGCACGAACAGTAAGAAGTACCTCAAGGCGAAGGAGATGTTCCAGGACATCCTGGCCGTGGCGAGGGAGAAGGGGGGCGAAGCGGTAGAGGAGGTAGGAGCGGCAGACGGGGATGACGTAGACGTGGCAGACGGGGAAGAAGTAGACGTGGCAGACGTGGCGGACGCGTCGGAcgagggagaaaaggaagcggAGGCCAAGGGACCAGCCGCTAGCGCGGACAAGCCCGGCGGAGAGGAAGACTACATGAATTTAATAACGGACTTTATAAAGAACTCCAAAAAGAAGAGCcgaaagaggaagaaggaaaaggaaaggataGACCAAGTGCTGGGGAAAAAGGCCAAGTGCAcctga
- a CDS encoding hypothetical protein, conserved (encoded by transcript PVX_115320A): MNRPHGERTGGRKGGLFLTCADINKQEMRKIIIISDRKTQRRTLMKKLNIHFRSKDELARRGQSKKAKLAIDDFLPVGLNGEVVEETPSEQRNVGSLEGEHPPCGAPKGVTSHSDRRECDSCDVYSINLMRRKKMKKIIKDLFYNTLTYCISKNISVVEISTFLSIFKHIFFKLVNGGGHVVDLFAEFKKVMLQHSVNRSPSCVKIFSYSSLRLLMKYALNTFFRNFFFYKFIFVPIYDTHFAGGVDHLEGVDDFGRLETDDEVGFDEEAAVCSLDTPSGGDYVRRLLTRT; this comes from the coding sequence ATGAATAGACCGCACGGCGAACGGACTGGCGGGAGGAAAGGGGGGTTGTTCCTAACCTGCGCGGATATAAACAAACAGGAGATGAGGAAAATCATAATCATCAGTGATAGGAAGACGCAGAGAAGGACGCtcatgaaaaaattgaacatcCATTTTAGGAGCAAAGATGAACTAGCCAGGAGGGGGCAGAGCAAAAAGGCTAAGCTGGCAATTGATGACTTCCTACCAGTTGGTTTAAATGGTGAGGTGGTGGAGGAAACGCCGTCTGAGCAACGTAATGTTGGCAGTTTGGAAGGAGAGCATCCCCCGTGTGGTGCGCCAAAAGGGGTCACATCTCACAGTGATAGACGCGAGTGTGACTCTTGCGATGTGTACAGTATAAACCTgatgagaaggaaaaaaatgaaaaaaattataaaggaCCTTTTCTATAACACCTTGACGTACTGCATcagcaaaaatatttctgtcGTGGAGATATCAACCTTCCTGTCAATTTttaagcacattttttttaaattagtaAATGGGGGAGGCCACGTCGTGGACCTTTTTGCAGAATTCAAAAAGGTCATGCTGCAACATTCTGTTAACAGGTCGCCAAGTTgcgttaaaatattttcctacTCCTCTCTGAGGCTATTAATGAAGTACGCCTTAAATACTTTTttcagaaatttttttttttataaatttatttttgtcccAATTTATGATACGCATTTTGCGGGGGGGGTTGACCACTTGGAGGGGGTCGATGACTTCGGACGGCTCGAAACGGATGATGAGGTCGGCTTCGACGAAGAGGCTGCCGTCTGCAGTTTGGACACGCCCTCCGGCGGGGACTACGTCAGGAGGTTGCTAACCCGTACGTGA
- a CDS encoding 60S acidic ribosomal protein PO, putative (encoded by transcript PVX_115340A), with translation MPKSKRNITISLTKVKKKLNKKELKDQKLSDLKKIIQVPNIYIYILDVRTYSNNNLKQAIEYFKPNGRFFIGKNKLMKLALGTSEKDEAKPNVCKVAELLVGNRILLITKDPPLKVIKFFNEFQPEEYIKPGNICTQNVTLKFGDVLNVPVSMQKDLQKRKVTFDIVDQKIVIRKDKVLAEKDKLVSAENAKLLRMLNMKIANFDITVLGYWNVNKFVSLM, from the exons atgccaaagtCTAAGAGAAACATCACCATTTCGTTAAccaaggtaaaaaaaaagctgaacAAGAAGGAACTCAAGGACCAGAAACTATccgatttgaaaaaaattattcaagtccccaatatttatatttacattttggaCGTTAGAACCTACTCGAATAATAACTTGAAGCAGGCCATCGAGTATTTTAAGCCCAACGGGAG ATTCTTCATTGGGAAGAATAAACTCATGAAATTGGCCTTAGGAACAAGCGAAAAGGACGAAGCCAAACCGAACGTCTGCAAAGTAGCGGAG CTCCTTGTGGGGAACAGAATCCTCCTAATTACGAAAGACCCCCCCCTGaaggtaataaaattttttaatgaatttcAACCCGAAGAGTACATAAAGCCGGGAAAtatttgcacacaaaatgtCACCTTAAAATTTGGAGACGTATTAAACGTGCCAGTTTCAATGCAGAaggatttgcaaaaaaggaaagtaacTTTCGACATCGTCGATCAGAAGATCGTCATACGAAAGGATAAAGTCCTGGCAGAAAAGGATAAACTGGTCAGCgcggaaaatgcaaaactgtTAAGAATGCTCAATATGAAAATTGCCAACTTTGACATCACCGTGCTGGGTTATTGGAACGTAAATAAATTCGTTTCGTTGATGTAG